A DNA window from Centroberyx gerrardi isolate f3 chromosome 5, fCenGer3.hap1.cur.20231027, whole genome shotgun sequence contains the following coding sequences:
- the LOC144539354 gene encoding uncharacterized protein LOC144539354, whose translation MEHGQRLYDFYHHCKFYHFFAVSFGLGCGMALYRPYRSLIIPSALAVFFTLIFELVGIVSDLPAHTRRCEGPPYDRRDAYWGLCVALFVAVLNLNSYHVYTLSYGCGIMMFAVRGAKRKYSSLWEMRQRQRPGW comes from the exons ATG GAACATGGACAACGCCTTTATGACTTTTACCACCACT gcaaattttaccattttttcgCAGTCTCCTTTGGCCTGGGATGTGGAATGGCACTCTATAGGCCCTATCGTT CCCTTATAATTCCGTCAGCTCTCGCTGTGTTCTTCACCCTAATATTCGAGTTGGTGGGCATAGTGTCTG ATTTGCCAGCCCATACTAGGAGATGTGAAGGTCCTCCCTATGACAGAAGAG ATGCTTACTGGGGAttgtgtgttgctctgtttgtAGCTGTCCTGAACCTCAACTCATATCATG tctacacactgtcttATGGATGTGGGATCATGATGTTTGCTGTTAGGGGAGCAAAACGGAAATACAGCTCTCTATG ggagatgagacagagacagcgaCCTGGGTGGTAG